One segment of Paenibacillus sp. FSL R7-0337 DNA contains the following:
- the metE gene encoding 5-methyltetrahydropteroyltriglutamate--homocysteine S-methyltransferase encodes MSKGIKTSSLGYPRIGKNREWKKLLEAYWAGKLDEQSFRSQMEDIQLQHLQTQQQAGIDLIPVGDFTFYDHVLDTAAMFGIVPARYGYKGGEIPLDLYFAMARGNAEAPACEMTKWFNTNYHYIVPEIGSLSPVLTANKPLEAYRFAKERAGIEGKPVIVGLYTFLKLSKGFPAADIAAVAARFLPLYVQLLQELQAEGVAWVQIDEPAIVTGLTAEDTALLQNIYSEIAAAVPGLNLMLQTYFEAAEPLEALLALPVQGLGLDFVHDGGKNLESVARLGWPQDKVLGAGILDGRNIWRADTDAKLELVAKLLTYVPQEQLILQPASSLLHVPVTVEGEVKLKAAVKNALAFANEKLAELVLIAAAVNEGRGRYAAELERSREVLAVFRALPERGREDVAEQVRALAQLPDHRSLPFAERVKVQQEKWRLPLLPTTTIGSFPQTAEVRQARLKWRKGVWNQERYDLFIKRQIAEAITLQEELGLDVLVHGEFERTDMVEFFGEKLAGYLFTAGGWVQSYGSRCVKPPVIYADVAFIEPMTVKESVYAQSLTKLPVKGMLTGPVTILNWSFVRDDLSREAVAGQIALALRHEVSALEEAGIEMIQVDEPAIREGLPLKARDHEYYLNWAVKSFRTATNHVKATTQVHTHMCYSEFNDMIGSISAMDADVISIETSRSHGELIVSFEEQEYDKGIGLGVYDIHSPRVPVVEEMTSAIERALRVLDVQQFWINPDCGLKTRGWEETTGALRNMVKAAVLVREQHGAVTR; translated from the coding sequence ATGAGTAAAGGAATCAAGACAAGCAGCCTCGGTTATCCGAGAATCGGGAAGAATCGTGAATGGAAGAAATTATTGGAGGCTTATTGGGCCGGGAAACTCGATGAGCAGAGCTTCCGCTCGCAGATGGAGGATATTCAGCTTCAGCATCTTCAGACCCAGCAGCAGGCCGGAATTGATCTGATTCCGGTGGGCGATTTCACCTTCTATGACCATGTGCTGGATACCGCCGCCATGTTCGGAATCGTACCGGCGCGTTATGGATATAAGGGCGGAGAGATTCCGCTGGATCTGTATTTTGCAATGGCGCGCGGCAATGCAGAGGCCCCGGCCTGCGAGATGACCAAATGGTTCAATACGAATTACCATTACATTGTGCCTGAGATCGGCAGCCTGTCCCCGGTATTGACAGCGAATAAACCGCTGGAGGCTTACCGCTTCGCCAAGGAGCGGGCAGGCATTGAGGGCAAGCCGGTTATAGTCGGACTGTATACCTTCCTGAAGCTGTCCAAGGGCTTCCCGGCAGCAGACATCGCCGCCGTTGCCGCACGCTTCCTCCCGCTGTATGTCCAGCTGCTGCAGGAGTTGCAGGCGGAAGGAGTAGCCTGGGTACAGATCGATGAACCGGCGATTGTTACCGGCTTAACGGCTGAGGATACCGCACTGCTCCAGAACATTTACAGTGAGATTGCTGCTGCCGTACCAGGACTGAACCTGATGCTGCAGACGTACTTCGAAGCTGCGGAGCCGCTTGAAGCACTTCTGGCGCTGCCTGTGCAGGGTCTAGGTCTTGACTTCGTGCATGACGGCGGCAAGAATCTGGAGTCGGTTGCACGCCTGGGCTGGCCGCAGGATAAGGTACTCGGCGCCGGTATCCTTGACGGACGCAACATCTGGCGCGCCGATACCGATGCCAAGCTGGAGCTGGTAGCGAAGCTGCTGACCTATGTGCCCCAGGAGCAGCTGATTCTCCAGCCTGCCTCAAGCCTGCTGCATGTGCCTGTAACGGTTGAGGGCGAGGTCAAGCTGAAGGCTGCGGTCAAGAATGCCTTGGCATTCGCCAATGAGAAGCTGGCCGAGCTGGTTCTGATTGCGGCAGCCGTGAACGAAGGAAGAGGGCGTTATGCCGCTGAGCTGGAGCGCAGCCGTGAGGTGCTGGCCGTATTCCGTGCCCTGCCGGAGCGCGGGCGTGAGGATGTAGCGGAGCAGGTGCGTGCCCTTGCCCAGCTGCCGGACCACCGCAGTCTTCCGTTCGCCGAACGTGTGAAGGTACAGCAGGAGAAGTGGCGTCTGCCGCTGCTGCCGACCACGACCATCGGCAGCTTCCCGCAGACGGCTGAAGTCCGCCAGGCCCGTCTGAAATGGCGCAAGGGAGTCTGGAACCAGGAGCGTTATGACTTGTTCATCAAGCGGCAGATCGCTGAAGCCATTACGCTTCAGGAGGAGCTTGGTCTGGATGTGCTGGTTCACGGGGAATTCGAGCGTACGGATATGGTGGAATTCTTCGGGGAGAAACTGGCGGGCTATCTGTTCACCGCAGGCGGCTGGGTTCAGTCGTATGGCTCACGCTGCGTGAAGCCTCCAGTAATCTATGCCGATGTTGCCTTTATAGAGCCGATGACCGTCAAGGAGAGTGTGTATGCCCAGTCACTGACGAAGCTGCCTGTTAAGGGAATGCTGACCGGACCGGTCACGATCCTGAACTGGTCCTTTGTCCGCGATGATCTCAGCCGGGAAGCGGTGGCGGGACAAATCGCCCTCGCCCTGCGTCATGAAGTATCCGCACTTGAGGAGGCTGGTATCGAGATGATTCAGGTCGATGAGCCGGCGATCCGCGAAGGTCTGCCGCTGAAAGCGAGAGATCATGAGTATTACCTGAACTGGGCGGTGAAATCCTTCCGGACCGCGACGAATCATGTCAAGGCCACTACACAGGTGCATACGCATATGTGCTACAGTGAATTTAATGACATGATCGGTTCGATCTCGGCGATGGATGCGGATGTCATCTCCATTGAGACCTCGCGCAGCCATGGTGAGCTGATCGTCAGCTTCGAGGAGCAGGAATACGACAAGGGGATTGGACTGGGTGTGTATGATATCCACAGTCCGCGTGTACCGGTGGTAGAGGAGATGACTTCGGCCATCGAACGTGCGCTGCGCGTGCTGGATGTCCAGCAGTTCTGGATTAATCCCGACTGCGGACTGAAGACACGGGGCTGGGAAGAGACCACAGGCGCACTGCGCAATATGGTGAAGGCGGCGGTACTGGTAAGAGAGCAGCACGGCGCAGTGACCCGTTAA
- a CDS encoding undecaprenyl-diphosphate phosphatase, with product MELLTIVKAIILGIVEGLTEFAPVSSTGHMIIVDDMWLTSQEFLGKYTANSFKVVIQLGSILAVVIIFRNRFIDLLGFGKLSRKDLAVVPEGQRQAPAEGRLKLTHILVGLLPAGIFGFLLEDYIDEHLFSTFTVLIGLVVGALFMICADRFAPANARTESVDQITYRQALSVGLIQCISLWPGFSRSGSTISGGVLLGMSHRAAADFTFIMAVPIMAGASLISLLKNWQYFTLDALPFFIAGFISAFVFALVSMRFFLKLINRIKLLPFAIYRIVLAGVVYLIWF from the coding sequence ATGGAGCTGCTGACCATTGTGAAAGCAATCATCCTGGGAATTGTGGAAGGGCTGACCGAATTTGCTCCGGTATCCTCGACAGGCCATATGATCATCGTTGATGATATGTGGCTTACATCGCAGGAGTTCCTGGGGAAGTATACGGCCAACTCCTTCAAGGTAGTGATTCAATTAGGCTCCATTCTTGCGGTCGTCATTATTTTCCGTAACCGGTTCATTGATCTGCTGGGCTTCGGGAAGCTCAGCCGCAAGGACTTGGCCGTAGTGCCGGAAGGGCAGCGGCAGGCTCCGGCGGAAGGACGGTTGAAGCTGACACATATCCTTGTCGGATTGCTACCGGCCGGAATCTTTGGATTTCTGCTGGAGGATTACATCGATGAGCATCTGTTCTCTACCTTTACTGTGCTGATTGGACTTGTGGTTGGAGCGTTATTTATGATCTGTGCCGACCGTTTTGCGCCTGCGAATGCCCGGACTGAGAGTGTGGATCAAATTACATATAGGCAGGCGCTATCAGTCGGATTGATCCAATGTATCTCCCTGTGGCCGGGCTTCTCGCGGTCGGGCTCGACGATATCCGGCGGGGTTCTGCTGGGTATGAGCCATCGTGCGGCAGCCGACTTCACCTTCATCATGGCGGTGCCGATTATGGCTGGGGCGAGCCTGATTTCACTGCTGAAGAACTGGCAGTATTTTACGCTGGATGCCTTGCCGTTCTTCATTGCCGGGTTCATCAGTGCCTTCGTATTCGCACTGGTATCGATGCGTTTCTTCCTGAAGTTGATTAACCGGATTAAGCTGCTGCCCTTCGCGATCTACCGGATTGTACTTGCGGGTGTGGTCTATCTGATCTGGTTTTGA
- a CDS encoding NADH:flavin oxidoreductase/NADH oxidase, whose protein sequence is MTKDLFTPYEYKSLKLKNRVVMPPMCQYSVTNKDGIANDWHYNHYVSRAVGGTGLIIVEMADVDPDGRITDYDLGLWSDEQIPSLARIVEASHAHGAKIGIQVAHAGRKAEDAKVPVSSSAIPFDGKSKTPHALTTEEVKDMVQKFKRGVERAVQAGFDTIELHGAHGYLIHQFHSPLTNQRTDEYGLDLTLFGREVIAAAKSVMPEDMPLIMRISAREYVEGGYGLQEGLEISRAYMEAGADIFHISSGGEGAVDAENGPGNHAAYQLPLARTIRQELNVPVIAVGRLDEAVLANAVIGNEEADLVAVGRGMLRNPYWTLEASVALRKDADIPKQYALGFPR, encoded by the coding sequence ATGACCAAAGATCTGTTCACCCCCTATGAGTATAAAAGCTTAAAATTGAAGAACAGGGTTGTTATGCCGCCCATGTGCCAATATTCAGTTACCAATAAAGATGGAATCGCTAACGACTGGCATTACAACCACTATGTAAGCCGCGCTGTCGGCGGCACCGGACTGATCATTGTCGAGATGGCTGATGTGGACCCGGACGGCCGGATTACCGATTATGATCTGGGCCTCTGGTCTGATGAGCAGATTCCTTCACTGGCGCGGATTGTGGAAGCCAGTCATGCCCATGGAGCCAAAATTGGAATTCAGGTAGCCCATGCCGGTCGCAAGGCGGAGGATGCCAAGGTTCCCGTCTCCTCTTCTGCTATTCCTTTTGACGGCAAGTCCAAGACTCCCCATGCCTTGACGACAGAGGAGGTTAAAGACATGGTCCAGAAATTCAAACGGGGCGTAGAGCGTGCGGTTCAGGCCGGGTTCGACACTATTGAGCTGCACGGCGCCCATGGCTATCTGATTCACCAGTTCCACTCGCCGCTGACCAACCAGCGGACTGATGAGTACGGACTGGATCTGACCTTGTTCGGCCGGGAGGTTATCGCTGCCGCCAAGAGCGTGATGCCTGAGGATATGCCGCTAATCATGCGGATTTCCGCCAGAGAATATGTGGAAGGCGGCTACGGTCTTCAAGAGGGTCTGGAGATCAGCAGAGCCTATATGGAAGCAGGGGCCGATATTTTCCATATCAGTTCAGGCGGTGAGGGAGCAGTTGACGCAGAGAATGGACCGGGCAACCATGCAGCCTATCAGTTACCGTTGGCAAGAACCATCCGCCAGGAGCTGAACGTACCGGTGATTGCTGTCGGCCGGTTGGATGAAGCGGTTCTTGCCAATGCCGTCATCGGCAATGAAGAAGCTGACCTGGTGGCAGTGGGCCGGGGAATGCTCCGTAATCCTTACTGGACGCTGGAAGCCAGTGTGGCGCTGCGCAAAGACGCAGATATCCCTAAGCAGTATGCTTTGGGATTCCCGCGTTAA
- a CDS encoding MarR family transcriptional regulator encodes MTNPPSNDLINSWLSLSLIQMKVAAVLEAKLTENYELSLKEFYVLLFLSEAPEQKLKLQQLESMVGLSQSAVSRLVSRFEAKGCGALERKSCEADRRSIYTSLTAIGQDKVDRAKQTVNEVLQEAFPVDDTQQLLEQLIQLKQS; translated from the coding sequence ATGACTAACCCCCCTTCAAATGATCTGATTAACAGCTGGTTATCACTCTCTCTGATACAGATGAAGGTGGCCGCAGTCCTTGAAGCGAAGCTGACCGAGAACTATGAGTTATCGCTTAAGGAATTCTACGTATTACTGTTTCTGTCCGAAGCCCCTGAGCAAAAGCTGAAGCTCCAACAGCTGGAATCGATGGTCGGACTTAGCCAGAGTGCTGTGTCCCGGCTGGTCAGCCGCTTCGAAGCCAAGGGCTGCGGAGCGCTGGAGCGCAAGTCTTGCGAGGCAGACCGCAGAAGCATCTATACGTCCTTGACTGCTATTGGTCAAGACAAGGTTGACCGGGCGAAGCAGACCGTTAATGAAGTGCTGCAGGAAGCCTTTCCTGTAGACGACACGCAGCAGCTGCTGGAGCAGCTTATCCAGCTGAAGCAATCCTAG
- a CDS encoding PQ-loop domain-containing transporter, whose protein sequence is MLFTAMQLVGGLILAVGWIPQIVQIFRTRSVADLSLKAYLLMLLGILLMEAYAVNLAAQGVGLAFLITNTLSLAVVTTVVLLIIRYRPEG, encoded by the coding sequence ATGTTATTCACAGCTATGCAGCTGGTTGGCGGTCTCATTCTCGCGGTAGGCTGGATTCCGCAGATTGTGCAGATCTTCAGGACCCGTTCGGTTGCAGATCTCAGTCTGAAAGCTTATCTGCTGATGCTGCTGGGCATCCTTCTAATGGAGGCTTATGCGGTTAACCTGGCCGCGCAGGGGGTCGGACTTGCTTTTCTGATCACCAATACCTTGTCACTGGCCGTTGTAACAACGGTTGTCCTGCTGATTATCCGCTACCGTCCAGAAGGGTAA
- a CDS encoding class I SAM-dependent methyltransferase: MKQNKYDDAGFFANYSQMPRSTGGLEAAGEWEVFRTLLPDLAGQRVLDLGCGFGWHCRYAREQGAASVVGIDLSANMLERARAMTDDPKIEYLQLAIEDAAFGAEQFDTVISSLAIHYIEDFGSLCRQVRHCLKPGGAFVFSVEHPIFTALAAQDWHYSLDGEKQHWPVDNYHLEGLRLADFLEYKVAKYHRTTATYLGTLLESGFGLKQLSELQPTPEMLEKNPAWQEETRRPMFLLLSAVKQE; this comes from the coding sequence ATGAAGCAAAATAAGTATGACGACGCGGGTTTTTTTGCGAATTACAGCCAGATGCCCCGCTCTACGGGCGGACTGGAGGCTGCCGGAGAATGGGAGGTCTTCCGTACCCTGCTGCCTGATCTGGCGGGCCAGCGGGTGCTTGATCTGGGCTGCGGGTTCGGCTGGCATTGCCGGTATGCCCGGGAGCAAGGGGCGGCTTCCGTCGTAGGCATAGATCTCTCCGCCAATATGCTGGAACGTGCCCGTGCGATGACGGACGACCCGAAGATTGAGTATCTCCAGCTCGCGATTGAGGATGCCGCATTCGGGGCAGAACAATTTGATACCGTAATCAGCTCGCTGGCGATCCACTATATTGAAGATTTCGGCAGCCTCTGCCGCCAGGTCCGGCATTGCCTGAAGCCCGGGGGAGCCTTCGTCTTCTCTGTAGAGCATCCGATCTTCACCGCGCTCGCCGCGCAGGATTGGCATTACAGTCTGGACGGGGAGAAGCAGCATTGGCCCGTAGACAACTATCATCTGGAAGGGCTAAGGTTGGCTGATTTTCTCGAATACAAGGTTGCAAAATACCACCGGACCACCGCCACCTATCTGGGTACACTGCTCGAATCAGGCTTCGGCTTGAAACAGCTATCTGAGCTGCAGCCGACCCCTGAGATGCTGGAGAAGAATCCGGCCTGGCAGGAGGAGACGCGGCGTCCGATGTTCCTGTTGCTGTCAGCGGTGAAGCAGGAATAG
- a CDS encoding YitT family protein, which produces MRKQDSGMSLPLRLAIILTGTLLLAFTYYHINYQNHLTEGGFVGLSLLGKYVLGISPSLSILILDIPVLIIAIIFKGKSFVVNTFISVVAFTVFYGLMERYSGWVIDLQDNLPVAALLSGVLTGLGAGMVLLGGGASGGDDILSVLISEWKGIKVGTVFILMDVIVLAFSLFYMPLRETLYTVMAVVVAGYVITFTTSLGRRKLVQAPKIPSALAKTQEGTVNVNNAM; this is translated from the coding sequence ATGAGGAAACAAGACAGTGGCATGAGTTTGCCGCTCCGGTTAGCCATTATTTTGACCGGAACACTATTGCTTGCATTTACGTATTATCACATTAATTATCAGAACCACTTGACCGAAGGCGGATTCGTAGGATTGTCGCTGCTCGGCAAGTATGTACTGGGGATTTCACCATCACTAAGCATCCTGATTTTGGACATTCCGGTACTCATCATCGCAATCATTTTCAAAGGAAAATCATTCGTAGTGAACACCTTCATATCCGTAGTGGCTTTCACGGTATTCTACGGGCTGATGGAACGCTATTCCGGCTGGGTTATTGACCTGCAGGATAACTTGCCCGTTGCGGCATTGTTGTCCGGGGTATTGACAGGTCTGGGCGCAGGAATGGTCCTGCTGGGCGGCGGGGCGAGCGGCGGGGACGATATTTTGTCCGTGCTGATCAGTGAATGGAAAGGTATTAAGGTAGGAACCGTATTTATCCTGATGGATGTAATCGTTCTGGCTTTTTCCCTCTTCTATATGCCGTTAAGAGAAACGCTGTATACGGTGATGGCTGTAGTTGTAGCCGGTTATGTAATCACTTTTACAACCTCTCTAGGCAGACGGAAGCTGGTTCAGGCACCTAAGATTCCGTCCGCACTTGCCAAGACTCAGGAAGGCACAGTGAATGTGAATAATGCAATGTGA
- a CDS encoding Crp/Fnr family transcriptional regulator, with amino-acid sequence MILHRGEVLFRQGDGGQNLFKVKSGLFKVTRLHENGNMVLFNLLYPGETVPHHSLISPKEAHGTAVAMMKSEVELIPAAEWYRELKEKPEKVMEIALLLQEKVRFMQTRLDHLTVGTPGERMALLTRWLTEYSHGAQLTDLLTQEEIGQLIGVRRETVNRLLRNQG; translated from the coding sequence ATGATTTTGCACAGAGGTGAGGTCTTATTCCGCCAGGGAGACGGCGGCCAGAACCTGTTCAAGGTGAAGAGCGGACTCTTCAAGGTCACGAGACTGCATGAGAACGGGAACATGGTACTATTCAACCTGTTATATCCGGGAGAGACTGTTCCGCATCATTCCCTCATTTCGCCGAAGGAGGCGCATGGAACCGCAGTGGCGATGATGAAAAGTGAGGTCGAGCTGATCCCGGCTGCAGAATGGTACCGGGAGCTGAAGGAGAAGCCTGAGAAGGTGATGGAGATCGCCCTTTTGCTTCAGGAGAAGGTGCGGTTCATGCAGACGAGGCTTGATCATCTCACTGTTGGGACGCCGGGGGAGCGGATGGCTCTGCTGACCCGCTGGCTGACCGAATATTCTCATGGCGCACAGCTCACAGATCTGCTGACACAGGAAGAGATCGGACAATTGATCGGCGTCCGCCGCGAGACCGTCAACCGTCTGCTGAGAAATCAGGGCTGA
- a CDS encoding fructose-specific PTS transporter subunit EIIC → MKITDLMIQETMIMELQATTKEGAIDELIASLAASGRITDAKLFKEKILEREAQSSTGIGGGIAMPHAKTKAVKEATVVFAKSSAGIDFASLDEAPAHIFFMIAAPDGAGNMHLRTLAALSRLLIESEFIEQLMGAKTPAEVSALFDAKQAEAEAQAEAEAKAAEVKAAPKAAAPQAEPARIITGNPDSQSFVVAVTACPTGIAHTYMAEDALKKKAKEMGINIRVETNGSEGAQNVLTADEIARASGVIIAADKNVEMERFSGKPVLQRPVSDGIRKSEELIRIAVAGDAPIYRGSGSNDEGAAPVKSGSIGSKIYKDLMNGISHMLPFVVGGGILLAISFLIEQVASPDNPLVKLLQSIGGGDGAFHFLIPILAGFIAMSIGDRPALMPGMVGGLMALNSNSGFLGGLAAGFLAGYVVVMLRRAFSGLPRTLDGLKPILLYPVFSLLITGAIMFFLFDPLFSWINGGLTDVLNNLGTGNKILLGLVLGGMMAIDMGGPFNKAAYTFAIGVFTSSGNTNGMMMAAVMAGGMVPPLAIALATSFFKNKFTETERKSGVTNYVLGLSFITEGAIPFAAADPLRVLTSCILGSAVAGGLTQLWNLNVPAPHGGVFVAFLSSNAALFLLSVLIGSVISGLILGLWKKPIEAK, encoded by the coding sequence ATGAAAATTACAGATTTAATGATACAGGAAACGATGATTATGGAGCTGCAGGCTACCACGAAGGAAGGGGCCATTGACGAGCTGATTGCCAGTCTCGCGGCCAGCGGACGCATCACGGATGCGAAGCTGTTCAAAGAGAAGATTCTGGAGCGTGAAGCCCAGTCCAGCACAGGCATCGGCGGAGGCATTGCCATGCCGCATGCCAAGACCAAGGCCGTTAAGGAAGCCACGGTGGTATTTGCGAAGAGCAGCGCCGGAATTGATTTTGCCTCCTTGGATGAAGCCCCGGCCCATATATTCTTCATGATTGCCGCGCCGGACGGAGCTGGAAATATGCACCTGCGAACACTCGCTGCACTGTCCAGGTTGCTCATTGAAAGCGAATTCATCGAACAGCTCATGGGTGCCAAGACACCTGCCGAGGTGTCCGCCTTATTCGATGCCAAGCAAGCGGAGGCTGAGGCCCAGGCAGAAGCGGAAGCCAAGGCAGCGGAAGTGAAGGCTGCTCCGAAGGCAGCCGCACCGCAAGCTGAACCGGCACGGATCATTACCGGGAACCCGGATTCACAGAGCTTCGTAGTTGCTGTAACAGCCTGTCCCACTGGAATCGCCCATACTTACATGGCCGAGGATGCCCTCAAGAAAAAGGCCAAGGAGATGGGCATTAATATCCGCGTTGAAACCAACGGCTCGGAGGGTGCGCAGAATGTGCTGACTGCAGACGAAATCGCCCGGGCCAGCGGGGTCATTATTGCCGCTGATAAAAATGTAGAGATGGAGCGCTTCAGCGGCAAACCAGTGCTTCAGCGTCCGGTTAGCGACGGTATCCGCAAGTCAGAGGAACTGATCCGGATCGCAGTTGCAGGAGATGCGCCTATCTACCGCGGCTCTGGAAGCAATGACGAAGGGGCAGCGCCTGTAAAGTCCGGTTCTATTGGAAGCAAAATTTACAAAGACCTGATGAACGGCATCTCGCATATGCTGCCGTTCGTAGTCGGTGGAGGTATTCTGCTGGCGATCTCCTTCCTGATTGAACAGGTGGCCAGTCCCGACAATCCGCTGGTTAAGCTGCTGCAGAGCATTGGCGGCGGTGACGGAGCCTTCCACTTCCTGATTCCGATCCTGGCCGGATTTATCGCGATGAGCATCGGCGACCGGCCTGCGCTTATGCCAGGTATGGTCGGCGGTCTAATGGCACTCAACTCCAATTCAGGCTTCCTCGGCGGTCTGGCGGCAGGGTTCCTGGCCGGTTACGTTGTGGTTATGCTCCGCAGAGCCTTCTCGGGCCTGCCGCGCACACTGGACGGACTGAAGCCGATTCTGCTCTATCCCGTATTCAGTCTGCTGATTACCGGCGCGATTATGTTCTTCCTGTTCGATCCGTTATTCAGCTGGATCAATGGGGGACTGACCGATGTGCTTAATAATCTGGGCACAGGCAACAAGATTCTGCTGGGCTTGGTGCTTGGCGGAATGATGGCCATTGATATGGGCGGCCCGTTCAACAAAGCAGCTTATACCTTTGCCATCGGCGTGTTTACGTCCAGCGGCAATACGAACGGAATGATGATGGCCGCAGTCATGGCTGGAGGGATGGTACCTCCGCTGGCGATTGCCCTGGCCACCTCATTCTTCAAGAATAAATTCACGGAGACCGAACGTAAATCCGGTGTAACCAACTATGTGCTGGGCTTATCCTTCATCACCGAAGGAGCCATTCCATTCGCTGCGGCTGATCCGCTGCGGGTGCTTACCTCCTGTATCCTGGGATCTGCCGTAGCCGGCGGACTTACCCAGCTGTGGAACCTCAACGTTCCCGCACCGCATGGCGGTGTGTTCGTAGCCTTCCTGTCCAGCAATGCCGCGCTGTTCCTGTTATCTGTGCTGATCGGCTCCGTGATTTCCGGGCTGATCCTTGGGCTCTGGAAGAAGCCGATTGAAGCGAAATAA
- the pfkB gene encoding 1-phosphofructokinase encodes MIYTVTLNPSVDYIVEVEELTLGGLNRMKRDMKLPGGKGINVSRVLKQLGVENTATGFLGGFTGGYIDTWLGQEGISRDFVPIADDTRINIKLKAGQETEINGAGPVITETETASLLHKLEALKPGDIVILSGSTPPSLGGDFYSRLIAVCKQKGAEFVIDTTGQALQDALSQGPLLVKPNHHELAELFGVQISTREEIITYGRKLLTGGAKHVLVSMAGKGALFITGQEVYHASAPKGQVRNSVGAGDSMIAGFVGTLSLTGNVLEAFRAGVASGSATAFSDDLADRALIEELRPLIAISQL; translated from the coding sequence ATGATCTATACTGTGACACTCAATCCTTCCGTCGATTATATCGTGGAGGTAGAAGAGTTAACATTAGGCGGACTCAACCGGATGAAGCGGGATATGAAGCTGCCTGGCGGCAAGGGCATTAACGTATCCCGTGTACTGAAGCAGCTGGGCGTTGAGAATACGGCCACGGGATTTCTTGGCGGCTTCACCGGAGGCTACATTGACACCTGGCTGGGCCAGGAAGGGATATCCCGCGACTTCGTTCCTATTGCGGACGATACCCGGATCAATATCAAGCTTAAGGCAGGCCAGGAGACGGAGATTAACGGTGCTGGTCCTGTCATTACGGAGACCGAGACGGCTTCGCTGCTGCACAAGCTGGAAGCCCTGAAGCCGGGTGACATTGTGATTCTGTCAGGCAGCACGCCACCTTCGCTGGGCGGAGATTTCTACAGCAGGCTGATTGCAGTATGCAAGCAGAAGGGCGCGGAGTTTGTTATTGATACGACCGGGCAGGCCTTGCAGGACGCATTATCCCAGGGACCGCTGCTGGTCAAGCCGAATCACCATGAGCTGGCAGAGCTGTTCGGTGTTCAGATCAGTACCCGGGAGGAGATTATCACTTACGGACGCAAGTTGCTTACGGGCGGCGCCAAGCATGTGCTGGTCTCCATGGCTGGAAAGGGCGCATTGTTCATTACAGGGCAAGAGGTCTACCATGCCAGCGCTCCTAAGGGCCAGGTGAGGAATTCAGTAGGTGCGGGAGATTCGATGATTGCCGGATTCGTGGGCACCTTGTCGCTGACAGGGAATGTGCTGGAAGCCTTCCGTGCCGGTGTGGCATCAGGAAGTGCCACAGCATTCTCCGATGATCTGGCAGACCGGGCATTGATTGAAGAGCTTCGTCCGCTTATTGCCATATCTCAGCTATGA
- a CDS encoding DeoR/GlpR family DNA-binding transcription regulator, with the protein MFEEERKRMILLFVEKHTRASVQELGQELSVSESTIRRDLKELEEARLLKRTHGGAVSLQSVNFEAAVSDKEDRFLEEKLRIAGKAVEMIEDGDAILLDGGTTTLQIARALKSFRNLKVITNSIMALNELKDCRHIEVSITGGMLRPDTMAFVGPMTERSLDMVRVDKAFLGTNGLDIREGITTPNMLEAATKRKMIAVAKQTILLADHSKIGQISFCKVADLQEMDHCILDTGIPDSFRRQLEKLDVDYTLV; encoded by the coding sequence ATGTTTGAAGAAGAACGCAAACGGATGATTCTGCTGTTTGTCGAGAAGCATACAAGAGCCTCGGTTCAAGAGCTGGGCCAGGAGCTGTCCGTCTCGGAATCGACCATCCGCCGGGACCTCAAAGAGCTGGAGGAAGCGCGGCTGCTGAAGCGTACGCATGGCGGGGCAGTGTCCCTGCAGAGTGTGAATTTTGAAGCGGCGGTTTCAGACAAGGAAGACCGGTTTCTGGAGGAGAAGCTGCGGATTGCCGGGAAGGCTGTGGAGATGATTGAGGATGGCGATGCCATTCTCCTTGACGGCGGTACCACCACCCTGCAGATTGCCCGGGCGCTGAAATCGTTCCGTAATCTCAAGGTCATTACCAACTCGATCATGGCGCTGAACGAGCTGAAGGACTGCCGTCATATTGAGGTGTCCATTACAGGCGGGATGCTAAGGCCGGACACTATGGCTTTTGTCGGGCCGATGACTGAACGTTCGCTGGACATGGTACGGGTGGATAAGGCTTTCCTTGGCACCAACGGGCTGGATATCCGCGAAGGGATTACGACGCCGAATATGCTGGAAGCGGCCACGAAGCGCAAAATGATCGCAGTAGCGAAGCAGACGATCCTGCTGGCCGACCACAGCAAAATCGGGCAGATATCCTTCTGTAAGGTCGCAGATCTGCAGGAGATGGACCACTGCATTCTGGATACGGGGATACCGGATAGCTTCCGGAGACAGCTTGAGAAGCTGGATGTGGATTATACACTGGTGTGA